The following are from one region of the Geoalkalibacter subterraneus genome:
- a CDS encoding gp436 family protein, whose translation MYCTQAQMIERFGEQLLVQLTDRDGAGIIDSAVIDAAIADASAEIDMYLAPRYELPLSTVPLTLTRLACILARDVLATDSDTHDERWSKQADEARRLLREIAGGKVSLGVDDQAQEAAGDDTYAAEFKPGRSVFDGGGY comes from the coding sequence ATGTATTGCACCCAGGCACAGATGATAGAGAGATTCGGCGAGCAGCTGCTGGTGCAGCTCACCGACCGCGACGGCGCGGGGATTATCGATTCCGCCGTGATCGACGCGGCGATTGCGGACGCTTCGGCTGAAATCGATATGTATCTGGCGCCGCGCTACGAGCTGCCGCTTTCCACCGTGCCGCTGACTCTGACGCGCCTGGCGTGCATTCTGGCCCGCGACGTGCTGGCCACCGATTCCGACACACACGACGAGCGCTGGAGCAAGCAGGCCGATGAGGCCCGCAGGCTGCTGCGCGAGATCGCCGGCGGCAAGGTCAGCCTTGGCGTGGACGATCAGGCGCAGGAGGCTGCAGGTGACGACACCTACGCTGCCGAGTTCAAGCCGGGGCGCTCGGTTTTTGACGGCGGAGGCTATTAA
- a CDS encoding phage baseplate assembly protein V, producing the protein MNEPLNYRVSELERMVANLLRVGTVAELDAPAAKVRVKSGNLLTTWLPWLTRRASNDRDWWAPEVGEQVLLLAPCGDLAQGLVLPAIYQAAHPANGDRETVRRIDFADGGFVQYDRAAGQLHINTAGQTLIDVGGNADINVAGKTTLISKNKVDIDGGSGQLKGAVQGDCICAFTGKPHPHISATVQESF; encoded by the coding sequence ATGAACGAGCCGCTGAACTACCGCGTCAGTGAGCTGGAGCGCATGGTTGCCAACCTGTTGCGCGTCGGCACGGTGGCTGAACTCGACGCACCCGCCGCAAAAGTGCGGGTCAAATCGGGCAACCTGCTGACCACCTGGCTTCCCTGGCTGACTCGCCGCGCAAGCAACGACCGCGACTGGTGGGCACCCGAGGTCGGCGAACAAGTTCTGCTGCTGGCCCCCTGCGGCGACCTGGCCCAAGGCCTGGTGCTCCCGGCGATTTACCAGGCAGCGCACCCGGCCAATGGTGACCGCGAAACGGTGCGCCGCATTGACTTTGCTGACGGCGGCTTTGTGCAGTACGACCGCGCCGCCGGCCAGTTGCACATCAACACCGCCGGTCAGACCTTGATTGACGTCGGCGGCAATGCCGACATCAACGTCGCGGGAAAGACGACGCTGATCAGCAAGAACAAGGTCGACATCGATGGTGGCAGCGGCCAGCTCAAGGGGGCGGTCCAGGGCGATTGTATCTGCGCCTTTACCGGCAAGCCGCACCCTCACATCAGCGCAACAGTTCAGGAGAGTTTCTGA